The following are encoded together in the Iodobacter fluviatilis genome:
- a CDS encoding zinc-finger domain-containing protein — protein sequence MELKENTQREIEVLASDLPLHCPMPDMLSWNSHPRVFLPVAKNGEALCPYCGTHYRLKAGEVVKGH from the coding sequence ATGGAACTCAAAGAAAACACCCAACGCGAAATCGAAGTACTGGCTAGCGATTTACCCCTACATTGCCCTATGCCAGATATGCTGAGTTGGAACTCCCATCCGCGCGTCTTTTTGCCAGTAGCCAAAAATGGCGAAGCACTTTGCCCATACTGTGGTACGCATTACCGCCTTAAAGCAGGTGAAGTCGTTAAAGGCCACTAA
- a CDS encoding branched-chain amino acid transaminase, translated as MSMSDRDGLIWYDGKLVEWRNATTHVLTHTLHYGMGVFEGVRAYETPKGTAIFRLHDHTERLFNSAKIFQMNIPFSFEELFEAQKTVVRENKLSSCYLRPLAFVGSEKLGIAATGNSINVIVAAWPWGAYLGTEGLEKGIRVKVSSFTRHHVNVSMVRAKASGYYVNSILAHQEAAADGYDEAMLLDTEGYVSEGAGENLFIVKKGKLYTPDVSSCLDGITRSTVITLAKEEGIEVIEKRITRDEVYTADEAFFTGTAAEVTPIRELDNRPIGIGSRGPITERLQKRYFDCVKGLDPKHEDWLTLV; from the coding sequence ATGTCGATGTCTGATCGCGATGGGCTTATCTGGTATGACGGTAAATTAGTTGAATGGCGCAACGCAACCACACACGTTTTAACCCATACCCTGCATTACGGCATGGGCGTATTTGAAGGCGTACGCGCCTACGAAACCCCCAAGGGCACTGCGATCTTTCGCCTGCACGACCACACTGAGCGCTTGTTTAACTCGGCCAAAATTTTTCAAATGAACATCCCGTTCAGCTTTGAAGAACTGTTCGAAGCACAAAAAACGGTGGTGCGCGAAAACAAACTCTCCTCCTGCTACCTACGGCCACTCGCTTTTGTGGGCTCAGAAAAACTTGGCATTGCGGCCACCGGCAACAGCATCAATGTAATTGTGGCTGCGTGGCCTTGGGGCGCTTACCTTGGCACGGAAGGCTTAGAAAAAGGTATTCGCGTTAAGGTATCTAGCTTTACCCGCCACCATGTCAATGTATCAATGGTGCGTGCTAAAGCCAGTGGTTATTATGTAAATTCGATCTTGGCACACCAAGAAGCCGCAGCAGATGGTTACGACGAAGCCATGCTGCTCGACACTGAAGGCTATGTATCTGAAGGGGCTGGCGAGAATTTATTTATCGTCAAAAAAGGCAAACTGTATACCCCTGATGTTTCTAGCTGTTTGGACGGCATCACCCGCAGCACGGTGATTACGTTGGCAAAAGAAGAAGGCATTGAAGTCATCGAAAAACGCATCACCCGCGATGAAGTCTATACCGCAGATGAAGCCTTCTTTACCGGCACGGCTGCGGAAGTCACCCCGATTCGTGAGCTGGACAATCGCCCAATTGGCATTGGTAGCCGTGGACCAATTACTGAACGCCTGCAAAAACGCTATTTTGATTGTGTGAAGGGTTTAGACCCTAAGCACGAAGACTGGCTAACACTGGTTTAA
- a CDS encoding DUF1800 domain-containing protein gives MEADLVEATEKPLSAELGLALTASLALAACGGSESDPSRPALVPVPNPLSDIEASRFLAQAGFGGKYEDIDRLKSMGYEGWLAQQINEAPAPSRWAYGMQLKSNDLPAFQNWQVLPNILWQSIFTGKDALQQRMTLALSEIFVISYSGVDVAGPVKALVMAHFMDLLQKNAFGNFRQLLEDVTLSIAMGRMLGTLGNLKEDNKGRRPDENYAREVMQLFTIGLYELNLDGSLKKDSNGQPIETYTLDTVSNLARVFTGWTAPLQFNVPSPDYEVSHQPMTHAAANHSLLEKNFLGTSIPAGTAGPASLKIALDTLFNHPNVGPFIGRQLIQRFVCSNPSPAYIFRVASVFNNNGQSVRGDLTAVIKAVLLDPEARLAADLTGQAVGKHREPMIRLVQLIRTLDYRSPDGAWRLGNTTDPSWRLGQGPLGAVSVFNFFRPGYTPPGSELAKQGLVAPEMQIVSETSTLVQVNYWYSLLMDPQSSTLRTYNDANGNNANDKKETGLSLFLLEEKMLAEQPAILLERFNLLFACGQLSEGLKAAIMSSINKINIVDTNPAKVESFKKNRVVAMLLMVLSNPEYLVLK, from the coding sequence GTGGAAGCAGATTTAGTTGAAGCAACAGAAAAACCGCTGAGTGCTGAGCTAGGGCTTGCGCTTACAGCGAGCTTAGCATTAGCCGCTTGCGGTGGCTCTGAGTCAGATCCAAGTCGCCCCGCTCTTGTCCCTGTACCCAATCCACTGAGTGATATTGAGGCGTCACGATTTTTGGCGCAGGCAGGGTTTGGTGGAAAATACGAGGACATTGATAGGCTGAAGTCGATGGGGTATGAGGGCTGGTTGGCCCAACAAATCAATGAAGCCCCTGCGCCTTCTCGTTGGGCTTACGGCATGCAGCTTAAAAGCAATGATTTGCCTGCTTTTCAAAATTGGCAAGTCTTACCCAATATTCTTTGGCAGAGTATTTTTACTGGTAAAGATGCATTACAGCAGCGTATGACTCTTGCTTTGTCTGAAATATTTGTGATTAGCTACTCTGGCGTAGATGTGGCGGGGCCGGTTAAGGCATTGGTCATGGCGCATTTTATGGATCTGCTACAAAAAAACGCCTTCGGAAATTTTAGGCAGTTGTTAGAGGATGTGACGCTGAGTATAGCAATGGGCAGAATGCTGGGCACTTTGGGTAATTTAAAAGAAGACAATAAAGGTCGTCGCCCTGACGAAAACTACGCGCGTGAAGTCATGCAGCTATTTACCATTGGCCTTTATGAGTTAAACCTAGATGGTTCGCTCAAAAAAGATAGTAATGGCCAGCCTATCGAAACCTATACTTTGGATACGGTTAGCAATCTAGCTAGGGTATTTACAGGTTGGACAGCCCCCTTGCAATTTAACGTGCCAAGCCCTGATTATGAAGTCTCTCACCAGCCCATGACCCATGCGGCTGCTAACCACTCGTTGCTGGAAAAAAACTTTCTGGGGACGTCTATCCCTGCAGGTACGGCAGGTCCAGCCTCGCTCAAAATTGCCCTTGATACCTTGTTTAATCATCCCAATGTGGGGCCATTTATTGGCAGGCAGCTGATTCAACGTTTTGTATGTAGCAATCCTTCTCCGGCTTATATCTTTCGTGTGGCCAGTGTGTTTAATAATAATGGCCAATCTGTTCGAGGTGATTTAACTGCCGTCATCAAGGCTGTGCTGCTTGATCCAGAAGCTAGGCTTGCTGCTGATTTAACTGGGCAAGCGGTAGGCAAACACAGAGAACCCATGATTCGTTTGGTACAGCTGATCCGTACCTTAGATTACCGCAGCCCAGACGGGGCTTGGCGATTGGGAAACACCACTGATCCAAGCTGGCGCTTAGGTCAAGGTCCATTGGGGGCGGTGAGCGTGTTTAATTTTTTTCGGCCAGGTTATACCCCTCCGGGGTCCGAGCTGGCCAAGCAGGGCTTGGTTGCACCTGAGATGCAAATCGTTTCTGAAACATCAACGCTGGTGCAGGTTAATTATTGGTACAGCCTACTGATGGATCCGCAAAGTAGTACCTTACGTACTTATAACGATGCTAATGGCAATAACGCAAATGACAAGAAGGAAACGGGCTTGTCGTTGTTTTTGCTTGAGGAAAAAATGTTGGCGGAGCAGCCTGCCATATTGCTTGAGCGGTTTAACCTTTTATTTGCCTGCGGTCAGCTCAGTGAGGGGCTTAAGGCTGCCATTATGAGTAGCATTAACAAAATCAATATCGTGGATACAAATCCTGCCAAAGTAGAATCCTTCAAGAAAAATCGTGTGGTCGCCATGTTGCTAATGGTGTTGAGTAATCCAGAATATCTGGTTTTAAAGTAA
- a CDS encoding DUF1501 domain-containing protein, whose translation MDNTLSRREFLRRAGMLAASGAAAPMAFNLSLMSEAAAATAPSDYKALVCVFFSGGNDHQNTMVPYDLKNYQAYATIRQSIATPRDKLLPLPGLLADGRQMALAPQLAGLASLFGQGRLAVVANMGPLVQPTTKAQYLSRSVALPPKLFSHNDQQSFWMSSMAEGASSGWGGRIGDLFLAGNSNAALSCISVGGIGLYLSGKQASSFTVGVTGNPQLLWGSTNLFSPSYINELKVLMSTNKTNYLENEYVKVTQRGLNTSVQLDAALKAAPALSTSFPAGNSLADSLKMVAKLISTRAQLGNNRQVFMVQLGGFDMHDSLLAKHPPQLKMVNDALMAFDSAMIELGLQDQVTTFTGSEFGRTLSSNGDGSDHGWGSHHFVMGGAVAGGKIYGRVPEPIIGGADDVGQGRYIPDLSVEQLAWPLAKWFGVPDSDRYLVLPTLARFDADALQIMR comes from the coding sequence ATGGATAATACGCTCTCTCGTCGCGAGTTCTTACGTCGCGCAGGTATGCTGGCCGCCTCTGGTGCTGCTGCACCGATGGCATTTAATTTATCGTTAATGAGCGAGGCTGCTGCTGCAACAGCGCCGAGTGATTATAAGGCGTTGGTCTGCGTGTTTTTTTCTGGCGGCAATGATCACCAAAACACCATGGTCCCTTATGATTTAAAAAACTATCAAGCCTATGCCACGATTCGTCAATCTATCGCCACACCACGCGATAAGCTCTTGCCATTGCCAGGGTTGCTGGCGGATGGTAGGCAAATGGCACTCGCCCCGCAGCTAGCGGGATTAGCCTCTTTGTTTGGCCAAGGCCGCTTGGCCGTTGTTGCCAATATGGGGCCGCTGGTCCAGCCCACCACCAAGGCACAATATTTAAGCCGTAGCGTGGCGCTGCCACCTAAATTGTTTTCACATAATGATCAGCAAAGTTTTTGGATGTCCTCTATGGCAGAAGGGGCAAGCTCCGGCTGGGGCGGGCGGATCGGAGATCTATTTCTTGCGGGTAATAGTAATGCCGCGTTGAGCTGTATTTCAGTAGGGGGGATTGGCTTATATTTAAGCGGCAAGCAGGCGAGTAGCTTTACTGTGGGCGTTACGGGTAATCCGCAGTTACTGTGGGGCTCAACTAATTTATTTAGCCCTAGCTATATCAATGAATTAAAAGTTTTGATGAGTACCAATAAAACCAATTACTTAGAAAACGAGTACGTTAAAGTCACGCAGCGAGGATTAAATACCTCGGTGCAGCTTGATGCCGCACTCAAAGCTGCGCCAGCTTTAAGCACCAGTTTTCCCGCAGGCAATAGCTTGGCAGATTCCTTAAAAATGGTGGCAAAGCTGATTAGTACCCGTGCTCAATTAGGAAATAACCGTCAGGTGTTTATGGTGCAGTTGGGAGGGTTTGATATGCACGATAGTTTGCTTGCAAAGCATCCTCCTCAGCTCAAAATGGTGAATGATGCGTTAATGGCCTTTGATAGCGCAATGATTGAGCTTGGCTTGCAAGATCAAGTTACTACCTTTACCGGGTCTGAATTTGGCCGCACATTAAGCAGCAACGGTGATGGCTCCGACCACGGCTGGGGGAGTCATCATTTTGTGATGGGTGGTGCTGTTGCAGGCGGTAAAATTTATGGTCGAGTACCCGAGCCTATTATTGGCGGTGCTGATGATGTTGGGCAGGGGCGTTATATTCCAGATCTATCGGTTGAGCAGTTAGCGTGGCCCCTAGCCAAGTGGTTTGGCGTGCCAGACTCAGACCGTTATTTAGTCTTGCCCACTTTGGCGCGCTTTGATGCAGATGCGCTGCAAATCATGCGTTGA
- a CDS encoding NAD(P)H-dependent glycerol-3-phosphate dehydrogenase yields the protein MKLAVLGAGSWGTALAIRFADQHQVTLWSRDADQVTEMQASGANSRYLANAAFPSTLSVTHDLSSAVKEAEMVLIVTPMSGLRSSLKALHGMDCKAAVLWACKGLEAGTMLLPHQVAAQEMSDDVPRGMLSGPSFAQEVAQGLPAAVTIASNNAQFARLTVTELNTSVLRLYASDDLIGVEIGAAVKNVIAIAAGVCDGLKLGLNARAALLTRGLAEMARFASALGGKTETMMGLAGIGDLMLTATGDLSRNRRVGLLLAQGLNLDDILKNLGHVAEGVPTAREVLRQAAELGIEMPITAAVCKMLFDNMPVHDILADLMGRSPKMESDI from the coding sequence ATGAAATTAGCAGTATTGGGTGCAGGCTCTTGGGGGACTGCACTGGCAATTCGTTTTGCCGATCAACACCAAGTAACGCTTTGGTCACGCGATGCGGACCAAGTGACTGAAATGCAAGCATCTGGTGCTAATTCTCGCTATTTAGCTAATGCAGCCTTCCCAAGCACCTTATCGGTAACGCATGATTTAAGCAGCGCCGTTAAAGAAGCCGAGATGGTACTGATTGTAACGCCGATGTCTGGTCTGCGCAGCTCGCTAAAAGCTTTGCATGGTATGGACTGCAAAGCTGCCGTACTCTGGGCATGTAAAGGCTTAGAAGCAGGCACGATGCTGTTGCCCCATCAAGTTGCAGCGCAAGAAATGTCTGATGATGTGCCACGCGGGATGTTATCTGGGCCGAGTTTTGCTCAAGAAGTTGCCCAAGGGTTACCTGCCGCCGTTACGATCGCCTCAAATAATGCGCAATTTGCCCGCCTCACCGTGACCGAGCTCAACACCTCAGTATTACGCCTCTATGCCAGCGATGATTTAATTGGTGTAGAAATTGGTGCAGCGGTTAAAAACGTCATTGCGATTGCAGCTGGAGTTTGTGATGGGTTAAAGCTAGGGCTAAATGCCCGTGCAGCCCTGCTCACCCGTGGCCTTGCTGAAATGGCTCGTTTTGCCAGTGCGCTAGGTGGCAAAACCGAGACCATGATGGGCTTAGCAGGAATTGGCGATTTAATGCTCACAGCCACTGGTGATTTATCCCGTAATCGCCGAGTAGGCTTGCTGCTGGCACAAGGCTTAAACCTTGACGATATTCTCAAGAATTTAGGCCATGTTGCAGAAGGCGTACCTACCGCACGTGAAGTACTGCGCCAAGCTGCGGAGCTGGGTATCGAAATGCCGATTACCGCCGCGGTCTGCAAGATGCTATTTGATAATATGCCAGTACACGATATCTTGGCTGATTTAATGGGCAGAAGCCCAAAGATGGAATCAGATATTTAA